One Pseudobutyrivibrio xylanivorans genomic window, AGTCTGAACAGTTTCGTTAAGATATCCTGCTGAATCATCCACCTCATTCGATGATACCCTGGCATTTCCAATAACTTCTCGAATCTTTGCTGCCATATCGAAAAGAGCATTAGACATCTCACCCAATTCATCTTTTCGATCTTTAACCTTATCGGAAAGTCTGATTTCCAAATCACCTGTTGACATCTGACGAACAGCTCTAACGTTTTCATCAATAGCCTTAATGATTTGTATAATGTAAAGCACTGCAATTATTGCAAATACGATAATAATTCCAAATGAAATAGTAACAGTCCAAGCTACTTTCTTACTTATGTACTCTGTAACTTCAATTTTTCTTAAACCAACAAATGCCATTCCATAAATAGCACCATCATTATCCTTTAAAGGAATATACGCTACATAATATGGCTGCTCATTAATCATTACGTTTTCTGCAGAATATCGGTTTCCTTTATTTAATACTTCTTCGATTATAGCGTCGCCAGCTTTTGTACCTACTGCGCCTTCGATACTTGAGCGCTCACGAGTGTCCCCTCTAAAGAAAGTATAATCATAACCCGTTTCTTCATGCATTTCCTGCTCAAGAGTAATGCTTACTGCATCCTCTGCAGTTACGGTCTCTGCCATATAGCCTAATACCTGGGCATATGATGCACAAGTGGCCATTACGCCAGTTTCAACTTCGTATTCCATGCCTCGACGCATATTTGTAGTACCAACAATTGTGGCTGCCACGCCTACACATACTAACGACGCAATTAATAAACCCAAAATAGCTGTTCTCAATGACGAAAGCTTTACCATTTTGGCTAGTTTATCCATTGTCCGTACATTTTCCTTGCTCTCCATATTCGACCTCCGTTTACTCTCTCCCTTGGCCGATTGAACAGTATTACTCTACAAGGCTAGAAAACCGACTATTTGGATTATAGCCTATAACTACGTACAAACTGTGAAAAAAGTGTAAAAAAAGGCAACTGTTGTAACGTTGTGAACAGTTGCCCTTTAATGATTATTATCATCGTCTAATTCTATATTTAAACTTATGTCTATACCACTATCTTCAAGCTTACTTCGATTTATCTTTTTCTTAGCCTCATGAAGCATTGCCTTTATAGCTTCCAAATCTTCGTAAGCATCGTCGGAACTATATGGTTTACTCTCATCTTCAAAATTCCAACCCATAGAATAATACCTCTAGAGTTCTCCCAGTAGTACTAGTCTAACAAATTAGTTTGAAGAAATGATGTCTTTATCTCTTTATTTAAGGAACTCTTCAACCTGTCCCTCAATAATCTTCATCAAACGCTGTCTGGCTTCAACTGCAGCCCATGCAATGTGAGGTGTAATAATAAATTTATCGCTATCTTTGATTCTTACCAAAGGATTATCTGGTGACATAGGCTCAACATCAAGTACATCCAAGCCTGCTGCAGCAATTTGTCCACTTTCTAAAGCCTCTGCAAGATCTTTTTCCACAATAATTGGACCTCTGCCAACATTTATTAGAATGGCTGACTTTTTCATTTTTGAGAAAGCTGCTGCATCCATAAGATGCATAGTATTCTCATCCAATGGTGCATGAATTGAAATAATATCAGATTCCTTCAAAAGTGTATCAAAATCCACTTCCTTGAACTCATTGTTATGATTTCTACCACTAGTCGAGTAGTAAGAAACATTTGCACCAAAGCAGGTTGCCACCTGTGCAACTCTCTTTCCTATAGCCCCAAGACCGATGATTCCCCAATTTTTTCCACTAAGCTCGTGGAAATGCTT contains:
- a CDS encoding methyl-accepting chemotaxis protein; amino-acid sequence: MESKENVRTMDKLAKMVKLSSLRTAILGLLIASLVCVGVAATIVGTTNMRRGMEYEVETGVMATCASYAQVLGYMAETVTAEDAVSITLEQEMHEETGYDYTFFRGDTRERSSIEGAVGTKAGDAIIEEVLNKGNRYSAENVMINEQPYYVAYIPLKDNDGAIYGMAFVGLRKIEVTEYISKKVAWTVTISFGIIIVFAIIAVLYIIQIIKAIDENVRAVRQMSTGDLEIRLSDKVKDRKDELGEMSNALFDMAAKIREVIGNARVSSNEVDDSAGYLNETVQTIAETADNVTIAVTQVATGASSQADALQEAVENVNDINDAVQLITANTEEMQGLADSMQENSKASQDKLTELRMSTRESIAAIDGIVDLIGNTNTAVTTISEAVQIIDAIAAQTNLLSLNASIEAARAGEAGKGFAVVADEIRQLADQSAAAAQNIQEAMKGLASDSNKTMAEAGSVQEAISKQRSTIHRTIEQVDLLIDDINKSVALTKEIVENVDKTEAASNSISDTITNLSSISQENAASSEETRASMQDLSDTMEVLSSKANGLNEIAKVLDEEMSFFR
- a CDS encoding D-2-hydroxyacid dehydrogenase; protein product: MKIVFLDRKTIGEDIDLSAFENFGEVVIYDYSSSEEVPERVKDADIIVLNKVLVNEATVGQAKNLKLVCVTATGTNNLDKEFLASRGIEWRNVAGYSTEAVTQHTFSLAFYLLEHLNYYDNYVKSEKYVGDKMFTHFEKHFHELSGKNWGIIGLGAIGKRVAQVATCFGANVSYYSTSGRNHNNEFKEVDFDTLLKESDIISIHAPLDENTMHLMDAAAFSKMKKSAILINVGRGPIIVEKDLAEALESGQIAAAGLDVLDVEPMSPDNPLVRIKDSDKFIITPHIAWAAVEARQRLMKIIEGQVEEFLK